A window of the Juglans microcarpa x Juglans regia isolate MS1-56 chromosome 5D, Jm3101_v1.0, whole genome shotgun sequence genome harbors these coding sequences:
- the LOC121266060 gene encoding guanylate kinase 2-like isoform X2 — translation MGEAPAFIIDDLQTGFLNGFDLKSQGCATATVIGNKAYLIGGVNDEPTLSLGVHIFDQTRGKLVNPLVLGTKPTPCKGHSAVLLNEDRILMIKRGSVPDDCIWFLEVDTQFVREQRKILGTEVVAWSKGVRGNADKPVVISGPSGVGKGTLISMLMKEFPSMFGFSVSHTTRAPRGMEKDGVHYHFTERSAMEREIEDGKFLEFAAVHGNLYGTSVEAVEVVADAGKRCILDIDVQGARSVKASSLDAMFIFVCPPSMEELEKRLRARGTETEEQVQKRLRNAQAEIEQGQSSGIFDHILYNDNLEECYESLTKLLGLDGNVTTSPKASPKGVEFPMDLAISKIDQKIIIKCGSPELKTTPNNLIVLDLSSLKGGAPGRTRGLDFYAIESFSNGLNGFNQPS, via the exons ATG GGTGAAGCGCCAGCTTTCATTATTGATGATCTGCAGACGGGATTTCTAAATGGGTTTGATTTAAAATCCCAGGGCTGTGCAACAGCCACTGTCATCGGCAATAAAGCA tatCTGATTGGTGGAGTCAACGATGAACCAACATTATCACTTGGAGTTCATATTTTTGACCAAACAAGAGGCAAATT GGTGAATCCTCTTGTGCTGGGAACAAAACCCACACCATGCAAAGGCCATTCAGCTGTGCTTTTAAATGAGGACCGAATATTGATGATTAAGAGAGGTTCTGTCCCAGATGATTGCATATGGTTTCTTGAG GTGGACACCCAATTTGTTAGGGAACAGAGAAAAATATTGGGGACTGAAGTTGTTGCTTGGAGTAAGGGTGTGAGGGGCAACGCTGACAAGCCAGTTGTTATTAGTGGTCCTTCTGGAGTAGGTAAGGGTACGCTAATATCTATGCTCATGAAGGAATTCCCGTCTATGTTTGGATTCTCTGTGAGCCACACAACCCGGGCTCCAAGGGGCATGGAGAAGGATGGAGTTCATTACCATTTCACTGAACGAAGTGctatggagagagagatagaagatGGCAAGTTTCTTGAGTTTGCTGCTGTTCATGGGAATCTCTATGGAACTAGTGTTGAAGCTGTTGAAGTGGTAGCAGATGCGGGAAAG AGATGCATTCTTGACATTGATGTTCAAGGGGCAAGGTCTGTGAAGGCTAGTTCTCTTGATGCTATGTTCATCTTTGTCTGTCCACCATCGATGGAGGAACTTGAGAAGCGCCTCCGTGCAAG GGGAACTGAGACAGAGGAACAGGTCCAGAAGCGACTCAGAAATGCTCAGGCAGAGATTGAGCAAGGGCAATCATCGGGCATCTTTGATCATATCTTGTATAATGATAATCTTGAAGAGTGTTATGAGAGTCTTACG AAACTCTTGGGACTTGATGGAAATGTCACCACTTCCCCAAAAGCAT CACCCAAAGGAGTTGAGTTTCCTATGGACCTAGCAATATCAAAAATTGATCAGAAAATCATCATCAAGTGTGGAAGTCCGGAACTAAAAACAACTCCAAACAACTT GATTGTGTTGGATTTATCCTCACTCAAAGGAGGTGCACCTGGACGGACAAGAGGGCTAGATTTTTATGCCATTGAGTCATTTTCAAATGGCTTAAATGGATTCAACCAGCCGAGCTAA
- the LOC121266060 gene encoding guanylate kinase 2-like isoform X3 — MIKRGSVPDDCIWFLEVDTQFVREQRKILGTEVVAWSKGVRGNADKPVVISGPSGVGKGTLISMLMKEFPSMFGFSVSHTTRAPRGMEKDGVHYHFTERSAMEREIEDGKFLEFAAVHGNLYGTSVEAVEVVADAGKRCILDIDVQGARSVKASSLDAMFIFVCPPSMEELEKRLRARGTETEEQVQKRLRNAQAEIEQGQSSGIFDHILYNDNLEECYESLTKLLGLDGNVTTSPKASPKGVEFPMDLAISKIDQKIIIKCGSPELKTTPNNFRIVLDLSSLKGGAPGRTRGLDFYAIESFSNGLNGFNQPS; from the exons ATGATTAAGAGAGGTTCTGTCCCAGATGATTGCATATGGTTTCTTGAG GTGGACACCCAATTTGTTAGGGAACAGAGAAAAATATTGGGGACTGAAGTTGTTGCTTGGAGTAAGGGTGTGAGGGGCAACGCTGACAAGCCAGTTGTTATTAGTGGTCCTTCTGGAGTAGGTAAGGGTACGCTAATATCTATGCTCATGAAGGAATTCCCGTCTATGTTTGGATTCTCTGTGAGCCACACAACCCGGGCTCCAAGGGGCATGGAGAAGGATGGAGTTCATTACCATTTCACTGAACGAAGTGctatggagagagagatagaagatGGCAAGTTTCTTGAGTTTGCTGCTGTTCATGGGAATCTCTATGGAACTAGTGTTGAAGCTGTTGAAGTGGTAGCAGATGCGGGAAAG AGATGCATTCTTGACATTGATGTTCAAGGGGCAAGGTCTGTGAAGGCTAGTTCTCTTGATGCTATGTTCATCTTTGTCTGTCCACCATCGATGGAGGAACTTGAGAAGCGCCTCCGTGCAAG GGGAACTGAGACAGAGGAACAGGTCCAGAAGCGACTCAGAAATGCTCAGGCAGAGATTGAGCAAGGGCAATCATCGGGCATCTTTGATCATATCTTGTATAATGATAATCTTGAAGAGTGTTATGAGAGTCTTACG AAACTCTTGGGACTTGATGGAAATGTCACCACTTCCCCAAAAGCAT CACCCAAAGGAGTTGAGTTTCCTATGGACCTAGCAATATCAAAAATTGATCAGAAAATCATCATCAAGTGTGGAAGTCCGGAACTAAAAACAACTCCAAACAACTT CAGGATTGTGTTGGATTTATCCTCACTCAAAGGAGGTGCACCTGGACGGACAAGAGGGCTAGATTTTTATGCCATTGAGTCATTTTCAAATGGCTTAAATGGATTCAACCAGCCGAGCTAA
- the LOC121266060 gene encoding guanylate kinase 2-like isoform X1 has translation MGEAPAFIIDDLQTGFLNGFDLKSQGCATATVIGNKAYLIGGVNDEPTLSLGVHIFDQTRGKLVNPLVLGTKPTPCKGHSAVLLNEDRILMIKRGSVPDDCIWFLEVDTQFVREQRKILGTEVVAWSKGVRGNADKPVVISGPSGVGKGTLISMLMKEFPSMFGFSVSHTTRAPRGMEKDGVHYHFTERSAMEREIEDGKFLEFAAVHGNLYGTSVEAVEVVADAGKRCILDIDVQGARSVKASSLDAMFIFVCPPSMEELEKRLRARGTETEEQVQKRLRNAQAEIEQGQSSGIFDHILYNDNLEECYESLTKLLGLDGNVTTSPKASPKGVEFPMDLAISKIDQKIIIKCGSPELKTTPNNFRIVLDLSSLKGGAPGRTRGLDFYAIESFSNGLNGFNQPS, from the exons ATG GGTGAAGCGCCAGCTTTCATTATTGATGATCTGCAGACGGGATTTCTAAATGGGTTTGATTTAAAATCCCAGGGCTGTGCAACAGCCACTGTCATCGGCAATAAAGCA tatCTGATTGGTGGAGTCAACGATGAACCAACATTATCACTTGGAGTTCATATTTTTGACCAAACAAGAGGCAAATT GGTGAATCCTCTTGTGCTGGGAACAAAACCCACACCATGCAAAGGCCATTCAGCTGTGCTTTTAAATGAGGACCGAATATTGATGATTAAGAGAGGTTCTGTCCCAGATGATTGCATATGGTTTCTTGAG GTGGACACCCAATTTGTTAGGGAACAGAGAAAAATATTGGGGACTGAAGTTGTTGCTTGGAGTAAGGGTGTGAGGGGCAACGCTGACAAGCCAGTTGTTATTAGTGGTCCTTCTGGAGTAGGTAAGGGTACGCTAATATCTATGCTCATGAAGGAATTCCCGTCTATGTTTGGATTCTCTGTGAGCCACACAACCCGGGCTCCAAGGGGCATGGAGAAGGATGGAGTTCATTACCATTTCACTGAACGAAGTGctatggagagagagatagaagatGGCAAGTTTCTTGAGTTTGCTGCTGTTCATGGGAATCTCTATGGAACTAGTGTTGAAGCTGTTGAAGTGGTAGCAGATGCGGGAAAG AGATGCATTCTTGACATTGATGTTCAAGGGGCAAGGTCTGTGAAGGCTAGTTCTCTTGATGCTATGTTCATCTTTGTCTGTCCACCATCGATGGAGGAACTTGAGAAGCGCCTCCGTGCAAG GGGAACTGAGACAGAGGAACAGGTCCAGAAGCGACTCAGAAATGCTCAGGCAGAGATTGAGCAAGGGCAATCATCGGGCATCTTTGATCATATCTTGTATAATGATAATCTTGAAGAGTGTTATGAGAGTCTTACG AAACTCTTGGGACTTGATGGAAATGTCACCACTTCCCCAAAAGCAT CACCCAAAGGAGTTGAGTTTCCTATGGACCTAGCAATATCAAAAATTGATCAGAAAATCATCATCAAGTGTGGAAGTCCGGAACTAAAAACAACTCCAAACAACTT CAGGATTGTGTTGGATTTATCCTCACTCAAAGGAGGTGCACCTGGACGGACAAGAGGGCTAGATTTTTATGCCATTGAGTCATTTTCAAATGGCTTAAATGGATTCAACCAGCCGAGCTAA